The genomic interval agctgtgctggcatTGAAGGCGTGCTGGAGTCCTACCTCCAGAGCCTGCGCACCGTCCAGCTCTACGGTCCTACCAACTTTGCTCCTGTCATCAACCAGGTGGCTGGGTGAGCACTTGGGGCACTCTTCCCCCTTTGCCATCCCGAAATGCCATCGGTCCCACAGAAGGGCCGACTGCCCCACACCAGTGGAGTGCTTGAGGGActccatcccttttccccatAGGACAGCCGCCCAGGTGACTGATGGCTCACAATACCATGTCCTCCTCATCATCACTGACGGTGTCATCTCTGACATGCTGCAGACCAAGGAAGCCATTGTCACTGTGAGTGCACCCTTGTTGCTTTGAGTTCACCTCACATGGGCACTATCCTGGCTGAcaccctgcccctgctccaCAGGCTTCCTCCCTGCCCATGTCCATCATCATTGTGGGAGTAGGTCCAGCTGAGTTTGAGGGTGAGTTGGGacttggggacaccagggaagAGGGATGGAAACATCGTCCCTTCCTCTGGGATGCCAAAGGCATCCAAAGGGCTGGTGTTTCCATCCCCGGTGTTCACCCCACTGAGGCTTGGTGACACCAGCTGTCACCCCCAGCCATGGAGGAGCTGGACGGTGATGAGGTACGGTTGTCTTCCCGGGGACGGTATGCCGAGAGGGACATTGTACAGGTAACTCTGGCATTGAATCCAGACCCACCACGGGTGAGAGATGCTCAGTCCTCCTTGCTGACCCCCACAGCACCAGAGTTCTTTCCAACCGGACTGCAACATTCTTGCCCTCAAAGTTTGTGCCATTTCGGGATTACGTGGACGACTCGGGCAACCAGGTGCTGAGCATGGCCCGCCTGGCCAAGGATGTGCTGGCTGAGATCCCTGAGCAGCTGCTCTCTTACATGAAGACCCGTGACATCAAGCCTCGCCAGGCAGATCCCGAGTAGCTCTTCCATGAGCCATGGGACCGGCTGGTGGGGCGAGGATATGTCACCTTTCTTCTGCTGGTGGCCAGGGCTTAAGCATGGAGATGTGGCCCCATTAGGGAGATAATCAGCTGCTATGGTTGGTGAAAACAGGGCTGGGACACGCTTCTGGCAGTGAGACCACAGGGCGGGACATCCTCGGCTGCCTGTTCCTCCCGCCTGACGTCCAGCAGATAGGCGGGACTGTCCCTCGGCCGTGGCAGCGCGGGCAGGGCCAGCGAGGGGGGGACAcagcgtgtgtgtgtgtcccgGGAGAGCAGCCTGGCGTCTGCCCCAGGGGAAGGCTGACCCTGAGTGCCTGCCGGGGGTCTCAGCCCCGCTGCTCCTTGGGGTAGCGGCCtcgccctgctcctgcctgcgcCCCATTCCTGCCTGCACCCCGCTCCTGCCTGTGCCCTCTCCTCCGGCTCTGCTGACCAGGGCTGGCCGGCCTGCCCCATGCCCTGCCCCACGGCCGGGGCTCCCGCCACCGGGGGGTACCGGGGCGGAGGGCAGCCGGGTCTCTACTGCGTTACCGACTGTAAATAAACTGCTCAACCGGGTCTGCTGCCGTGCTGGGGTAGGGGGAGCGGGGAGACCGAGGGGGACAGGAGGCACGGGTGGGGTGGGGCGGGGGAGGCCAGGGGGCCGATGGTACCGGGGGGCGTGTAGCCGGGCCGGGGGAACCGGGAGGACCTTGGAGATCGGGGTGACCTGGGGAACCGAGGAGTCGGGAGGGAGCGGGAGGACCGAAGGAGTGAGGGGGGCGAGGGGAGCAggggtggggcggggccgggcggtggCAGCGGGGTCTGTGATTCCAGGCGGCAGATTCGCCACCGCCATCGCGGCGcgacccggcccggccccgccgctcccacGTGGCCTCCCCGCCccgtcgccgccgccgccgccgccttccCCGTCCCCTCCGTCctcgctgccgccgccgccacccgGTGCCGCTGCTCGGCGGTGCCGTGGCGAAAGTGCGGTTGCTAAGGGCGGCGCGGCGCTTTACCCAGCGGCCGCCCCGCGCCAGGCGCCGCCGCAGCTCCATTGTTGGGGCCGGCCCgggcccgccgccgccgccgccgcccatGGAGCCGCCCGCCCGCTgagcgcggccccgcgccggggAGCGCCGCCGCAGGGAGGGAGCGGGCAGCGGGGAGCCAGGGCAGGGCGGCCGgggcccggggagggggcggcggggcggggggcccggcccggcccggcctcggccccccgcggccccgccatGGGTGTAGACTTCGACGTGAAGACCTTCTGCCACAACCTGCGGGCCACCAAGCCGCCCTACGAGTGCCCGGTGGGCACCTGCCGCAAGATCTACAAGAGCTACAGCGGGATCGAGTACCACCTGTACCACTATGACCACGACAACCCGCCCCCGCCCCAGCACACCCCCCTGCGCAAGCACAAGAAGAAGGGGCGCCAGGCCCGCGCCGCCAACAAGCAGTCGCCCAGCCCCTCCGAGACCTCCCAGTCGCCCGGCCGAGAGGTGATGACCTACGCCCAGGCCCAGCGCATGGTGGAGGTGGACCTGCATGGCCGCGTCCACCGCATCAGCATCTTCGATAATCTCGACGTGGTGTCCGAGGACGAGGATGTTCCCGAGGAGGTACCCGAGAATGGGAGCAATAAGGAGAACACGGAGACGCAGAGCGTCCCGCCCAAATCTGGGAAGCACAAGAACAAGGAGAAGCGCAAGGATTCCAACCACCATCACCACAACGCCTCGGCCAGCACTACCCCGAAGCTGCCCGAGGTGGTGTACCgagagctggagcaggacaCCCCTGACGCCCCGCCTCGTCCCACCTCGTACTACAGGTATTGTCCGTGGCAGGGTGCAACGAGACTCCTAGGCTCATGCCCTGGGTTTGGAGGCGGAATTTGCCGCACTCTGTTCAAGTGGCTTGCCCGTGGCTCCTGGAAATGGCCTCTGTCTGCCTCTCCCAGGAACAGAGCTGGCTGTTCCATGGCTTCAGGCTCCTGGGGCTCTGCCTGGTGTCACATCACAGTTCTGAGGGTTCTGTGCATCTGCAGAGCTCTCAGTTGCTGCTTAGGTCATTGCCAGCAGTTTGACTGCTGTGCTCTTTCCTTGCTGGATCAGCACATAAAAtcgaaacaaaacccaaatgtgtcCTTTTGCCTCTCTGCTCTTTGGAGGTATTGGTTGGGATAGTCTCAGAGCCCTTCAGCACCAGTACCTGTAGGATCTGTCTGTGGGCATAATTCTTAATGGTTATCCTACACTACTCTCTGAGAGATTTAGTGGGTGCAGTAGCCCCAGTTAATACCTCAGGCAGGAATTAACAGAGCCCCCCTGGTTAATTAACCAGAATTAATGAAACGTGGTGCCTTCATGCATGGTTGTCTTGGTTTTGAGGCTGCTGCCTCCAGAGCACTGGCACTTGCTGGCTGGCACATGCAGGCCCCCTCCTTGCACTGATGAGTCTCCAAGGCCTGACCTTGCTCCTTAGACCAGTGTTGTTTTGTCtccaagctgctgctgtgccactgTGCTAGTTAGGGTGCAGCATCACCTCCCACTTCTGCACATTCCTGCCTTGTCCCTGTTTCTTGACTTACGGCTCAGCTGGAGCATTTGAACATTCCCTCAGCCACAGATCCTGGAGTTGAGGCTCAGCAGCTCCAACCATGTCAAACATGCCCTTACTTTCCCATGCTATCCTTCCAGGTACATCGAGAAGTCAGCAGAGGAGCTGGATGAGGAGGTGGAGTATGACATGGATGAGGAGGATTACATCTGGCTGGACATCATGAATGAGAGGCGGAAGAACGAAGGTGTGAGCCCTATTCCCCAGGAGATCTTTGAGTACCTGATGGACCGGCTAGAGAAGGAGTCCTACTTTGAGAGCCACAACAAGGGGGACCCAAACGCCTTGGTGGATGAGGATGCCGTCTGCTGCATCTGCAACGATGGGGAGTGTCAGAACAGCAACGTCATCCTCTTCTGCGACATGTGCAACCTGGCTGTGCACCAGGAGTGCTATGGGGTGCCCTACATCCCTGAGGGACAGTGGCTCTGCAGACGGTGCCTGCAGTCACCCTCGCGCGCTGTGGACTGTGCCCTCTGTCCAAACAAGGGGGGGGCCTTCAAGCAGACGGACGATGGGCGCTGGGCACACGTGGTCTGTGCCCTCTGGATCCCAGAGGTGTGCTTTGCCAACACTGTCTTCCTAGAACCCATCGACAGCATCGAGCACATCCCGCCCGCACGCTGGAAGCTGACCTGTTACATTTGCAAGCAGCGCGGCTCTGGGGCTTGCATCCAGTGTCACAAAGCCAACTGCTACACCGCCTTCCATGTCACCTGTGCCCAGCAGGCCGGGCTGTACATGAAGATGGAGCCCGTCCGGGAGACGGGTGCCAATGGTACCTCCTTCAGTGTGCGCAAAACTGCCTACTGCGACATCCACACACCGCCAGGTTCTGTGCGCAGGCTTCCCGCCCTCTCCCACagtgagggagaagaggaggatgaggaggaagaggaggaggggaagggctgGAGTTCTGAGAAAGTCAAAAAAGCAAAGGCCAAGTCTAGGATCAAGATGAAGAAGGCACGGAAGATCCTGGCAGAGAAACGAGCTGCAGCGCCTGTGGTTTCCGTGCCCTGCATCCCCCCCCACAGGTACGACCTGCCGCCCTCCCTGGACGGGGGAGaaatttctcctttcctccatGCTTTGTGTCCTGCTTTCCATGTGGGCATTATCCTATTCCTCTCCTTTGCTTTCTGCACAGGTACTTCTCACTTGGTTGTCACAGAGGGCTATGGGGGTTTCCTCTGGGAGTCCTGCAAAGAGGCAGGGCCATGCGCTGCCCTTCAAAAGTGTCTGGGCCCTCAGCAGGGCAGGAAATAGCTGCTGTTAGTATAACAGTAGAAAATGAACGTGGCCGGATGCGTCAGGAAGCAGCTGGAGGTTCCCAGCACTACTTTCCTGTTGTGCTGACCTCAGGCACTGGAGTAAATGAGGCGGGGAGGAGGGAATTGCTCTCCTTTCTGCCGAGGTCTGTTCTCTCCTGAGGCTGTGTCAGGCTAAAGACAGAAGTATGGGAGCGATTCAGGCCTGGCAAACGGGCTAATCCCGGGTTATTTTGGCTCTGGAGCAGAGAGGTCTGGGGTCAGAACCCCTGTgctctgctgagcagagctcaTCCATCCCAGCAGCCACGCACCCCTTGCTGGGCTTCCTCAGTGTTCtctgccaggcacagcagcagctgctccttcttGGTGCTGCCTGTtggagcggggctgggcggcCACGGGTGCTGAAAGCTGTCTGTGAGGAGGGGTGGCTGGAGAGCACCAGGACTCCTGCCTGCCAAGGAACATGGTGATCCTAAGGCTGACTCCCCAGCAGGAGGCCTCGAAAGGGGTTGTGTTTCTGTCACATTCCAAACCTGTGGTTTCATGGGAAGGTGCAGACACCCTTTAGTTACAGGTGCAACTGCTTTGTGCCTTGCTCTTGTTAGATTGTTGGGCTGGCATGCAAATCCCAAAACAAGAGCACCTAAGAGCCTTGCCAGAATTTTTCAGTGTAGTTTATAAGTCTGGATGTCCTCAGCAGCTTGTAAAGGGCATAAGGGCATCCTAGGATGCTTTTGGATCTCATTGTCACTCTGCAGCAGGCGACACCCAGTTGAAGCACAGGTTGGGCATGGAAGCATTTGCCTTTGTGGTGGTGAGCCACCAATCCTGAGCTGCTGAGCTCTCCTCCTTCctgtggcaggagctgtgctggggctgtgacCCTAGGACACTGTCAGGACCCTCAAGACTATCTTCTGTGCAGTTGGAAGGGAGCACATGGAAGCCACTACCCTCTGGGCAGTGTTCTGGTGACTTGGGGAGGCAGGTCTCTGCCACAAGGCTGCTGGCTTTTCTCCACAGTCTGTGTCCCAAACTTATGTTTTTGCTCACTCAGGGCTTGCTCCATAGCAAGAGCCTCTTTTCTTAATGTGTGGATGTGTTGGCAGGCAATTTGTAGGGTCTTGCTGCTATCACAGCGAAACCCACACTGAGCTGGAAGCTGTTAACCTCTCCCCAGGCCTTCCTGTTGGGATTAATTATTCTTCAAGGGCTGTTGCCAGATTGCCACATGTCTTCCTGTGGGAGCTGTGCTTGGCCAGTGATGGCACATGAGGCTGCTGTGCCCGTCCTCTTCAGCTGAGACTGATGCAGGTTGGGTCATCCTCTGGGAAGAGCTGTCCCTGGGAGGTGGGGAGATGCTGAGGGTTTGTCCCTTTGGCTCTCTGCTAGCAGGGCATCTCTGTCTCTGTCCAACTCTACTGAACAAGGCTAAACAGCCCCTCCAGACACTCTGCTGTTGTAGGAAGTAAGCAATCCCTTTTTTGATGTTTTGGGCTGTTTAGGATAGTCTTGAGTGGGACCTCTGTTGTATTCatgcctcctgctccctcctcgTGCTTTGCCAGGGCTTGAGTTTCTCTGGTAACATTTGCCAGACCCTCTGTCACAGCAAGTGGCCCTCAGCCCAGTAAATAATGGTTTTGGGGTAGTAGCACCTTAACACTCCTGGTCTCAGGGACCGTGGGAGCTGTTAAAGGTCCAGCCCCCAGGGTGGCTGTCTTGCACTCCATCCTGCCCCAGGCTTTGCCCAAAAGTTGACAGGAAGTAGAAAGGACAAGTCTCTTATGGAGGGGCAAGGCTGCACATTTCCCGGCATCCTCTGTTGTGCTTACCCTTTGTGGCTTGGTGTTACAGAAAGTCCTGCCACGGAAAGGGTGCTCTCTGCCTGAGGAGCTTCTCAGCTCCTCTTGGGTGGCCTTGCTGCTACATGTCCCTAGCCAGGgcttctcctgcagcagccaggcttgTCTCATTGATGCACTCTGTggttcctctcctttcctcagGCTCAGTAAGATTACAAACCGTTTAACCATCCAGAGGAAGAGCCAGTTCATGCAGAGGCTGCACAGCTACTGGACTCTGAAGAGACAGTCCCGCAATGGTGTCCCCCTGCTCCGCCGCCTTCAGACACACTTGCAGTCACAGAGAAACTGCGACCAGGTAAGGTGTGCTTgttggggggctgcagggaacCCTGGCTGTATGTGTGCTTCCTGTGCCTCTGGAGCTGTGGGCTTGGAGCCTTTGCTGCATGCAATGCCTCCAGGTGCAAGATGGGGATCAGGGGTATGAGCTTTCAGATGAGGaaagggcagccccagctgcttttgctgcttcaccttctcctctgctctcagtgtTCAGAGAATTGCCAGGCAACGACGGCACTGGCAGGCTGCCATGCTGAAGGTAGTTCCTTTCTTGTGCCTGCATTTAGCCAGTGGTGGTGGCAAACCTGTCAGAAATGGCTCTAGTATGAGGCCGCAGTGTCAGGAGGTGTTCAGAGAGATGGCTGGGGATCTCCAGAAACAGTCTGGAACAAACCAAGGCCTCGCTTCCAGTTTCTGATACTGCTCCAGGAGTgctccctctgggtgctgctTCCAGCCCACAGTCTGCCTCAGCCCACAGTCAGCACTTCACAGATGTGAAGTCTGGTGCCAGAGAGGAAGATTTTTCTTCTGGCTCCCCATCTGAGCTCTAAATCTTTCTTTCTGAGCCCTTTGATGACTGTGACTGGGCAGGGGTTTCTCCTGCCTTTGTCTACTCTTACTTATTTTTGCTGGAGAAGAGTCGAGACTGTTTCTGCTCAGTTTTGGCTATGGCAGGATAaaaggtttaatttttttggtgCTCTAGAAATGAAAGCAACCAGAGCTGGGATTCCCTTTTTGCCCCGTTGCACTTCGTCAGagctgtgagcagcagcaccGACCCTTGGGCAGCTGCAGGCAGTCGGTCGTGTTAGGAGGAGTATTTCCAGAGGCTCAGAATGTCCACCTCCTGACATCCTAAGGGCTTGGTGACCAAGGGGCAGGTATTTAGCTCTCGCCAGAGGTCAGATTGGTCTTGAATCACCTGCCTAGGTTACAAGAAAAGAGCTGTGACCTTTGCTGGACCAGCAGGTCAGGCATGCTGGTTCCCTTTGCCAGGGAAGAGCCCCAGCACACAGTCAGGAAGGTAGAGATGGGAGCACATCTTCTATCAGCTCATGGCCTCTGATGTTCCCACAGAGAGACACTGAGGATAAGAACTGGGCCCTGAAGGAACAGCTGAAGTCATGGCAGCGCCTGCGCCATGACCTCGAGCGTGCGCGCTTGCTGGTGGAGCTGATACGCAAGCGGGAGAAGCTCAAGAGAGAGACGGTAATGATTGCCCCTCtttggggagctgctggggtgggCATCAGCAGGGGCTCCGTAGAGTGCTGTAGGTGTGTCGGGTCCCCTCGTGCTGCACCCTGCTCCAATGGCTCTGAGCAAAGTTGGCTGCTCTGCAAGGCGCAGGTGGGACGCACAGGTGctggagccggtgttacacctCTGCTCCCCAGAAACGCGGGTGAGGGGCAGTCCCTGCCCCtgcaaggagaggagaggggttgctgtcctgcagggctgctgctccctggggacaGTCCCCACTGcctggctggggccaggggCTCAGCCCCCGCTCTGTTCCTTTGTTTCAGATCAAAGTGCAGCAGGTGGCACTGGAAATGCAGCTGACccccttcctcatcctcctccgcAAGACActtgagcagctgcaggagaaagACACGGGCAACATCTTCAGTGAGCCGGTCCCTCTGTCTGAGGTAACAGAAATCTACGAAGTAAGAACCCCCTCCCCCAGATTTCTACTTCACTCACTTGTCCCTTGCTCCTGCCAAGGGCTGCCCAGGGTGTGCTCTGGTCCAGAAGatccctgagcagctgctgctggctcacACATCCCAGCATCAcgcactcacctgaggggggTGGGCAGCAATGCCCCTCCTGGATGAGCCGAATGCAGAACAGCTGAGCTGGTGACAGCTGGGAGCACAGCACTTGGCCTTTCCTTTGCATGTGTTAtttgtgacatcccagggtctGTGAGCAGTTGGGGATTCCCACTGGGAAAGGCAAAGTGCCAGCCCTTAGCAGTTGGCATGCTCTTACCCGTCTTCTTCTGAAGGCCTCTGCTAGGTGACTGACtgagcagggacacagggatgtcAGACTGTCACTGCTGCAGGTAGGAGAGAGAATTCCTGAGACTGTCATGGAGTCCCTGCCTGGGAATATGGGGAAAGTCCACATGGTCTCTGCAAGgttctggcagcaggtcagCATGGAGGCATCTTAGCAGATGGGGAGGAAGACTGCACCATCTCAcctgcagccagtgctgccaCCTGGATGGCTGTTTTACCTTTCTGCACTCACCCTCACCCCTGGGGCTGCACTTGCAGCTCCCTCTCCAGGGAATAACCTGTAGCATACtggatcccagctgcctgcaggcAGAAGTTGAGGATAGGATGCTGGCGTGTGTGCTGGAGCTGTAAAATGCTTCGGAGCACGTATCCACTCTAGCAGGTTGAGCACAGCACATGGGCTCCCTAGTCCGGAGGCGTTGCTGTTCCTCAAGCTGCAAAAGCAGACGGCATTCCCCGATGTGCATTTGGGCAGAGCACAGGGAGCGATACCTGATTCCTCTAACAACTGTTTTCTTGGAGCAGGTACTGCTAACTGTGGCTCCTGGGCTCTTAGCTCTGGCTCTTTCCTCATGCAGGTCCCAGACTACCTGGATCACATCAAGAAGCCGATGGATTTTCAGACAATGAAACAAAATCTGGAAGCCTATCGCTATCTGAATTTTGATGACTTTGAGGAGGATTTCAACCTGATTATTAACAACTGTTTGAAATACAATGCCAAAGACACAATCTTCTACCGGGCAGCCATCCGTCTGCGGGAGCAGGGAGGTGCTGTGCTCCGGCAGGCTCGCCGGCAGGCAGAGAAGATGGGCATTGACTTTGAGACAGGCATGCACTTCCCCCACTGTGTAACAGTGGAAGAGGCTCAGATCCAAGACATTGAGGATGGTGGGTACTCGTTCCCTGTCCTGGGGTATGAGGGCTACTCAGAGGTAAAGTCTGGGCAGAGTCAAGGCACCCAAGAGTCTGACCTGCCTCCTCTGGGAGGTTAAGTCTAATGCTGGGCTGTGTGTTTCCActccctggagagctgctgattTTGTTAGCCAGGTACCTATCAGCCCCATTAGGTTGGTTATAGGCAGTGATTTGTCTGTGTGTCCTTTCTTTCCTGTTGTGTCCTTGTTCCAGACAATGTGAATGCTGGTATTCTCCACACTGCTGATCAGCCTGCTTTCCCCAGTGGTCCCAACTGGCTGACTTCCCACAGGGGTCCTTCTCTTGGTCTTTTAGGATAACTTCCCTAAAGGGTTCACAGGTGTTTGATGCCATGTCAGCTCCTTCTTCCCCGCAGGGAACCTGGATTGCCTCGTGCCCTTTCAGGTAGAGGAGCTCCAATGAGTTCCTGATTTCTTTCATGCATCTGCTCCTCTTTGTTTCCCCAGAAGATGT from Aphelocoma coerulescens isolate FSJ_1873_10779 chromosome 12, UR_Acoe_1.0, whole genome shotgun sequence carries:
- the BRPF1 gene encoding peregrin isoform X2; this encodes MGVDFDVKTFCHNLRATKPPYECPVGTCRKIYKSYSGIEYHLYHYDHDNPPPPQHTPLRKHKKKGRQARAANKQSPSPSETSQSPGREVMTYAQAQRMVEVDLHGRVHRISIFDNLDVVSEDEDVPEEVPENGSNKENTETQSVPPKSGKHKNKEKRKDSNHHHHNASASTTPKLPEVVYRELEQDTPDAPPRPTSYYRYIEKSAEELDEEVEYDMDEEDYIWLDIMNERRKNEGVSPIPQEIFEYLMDRLEKESYFESHNKGDPNALVDEDAVCCICNDGECQNSNVILFCDMCNLAVHQECYGVPYIPEGQWLCRRCLQSPSRAVDCALCPNKGGAFKQTDDGRWAHVVCALWIPEVCFANTVFLEPIDSIEHIPPARWKLTCYICKQRGSGACIQCHKANCYTAFHVTCAQQAGLYMKMEPVRETGANGTSFSVRKTAYCDIHTPPGSVRRLPALSHSEGEEEDEEEEEEGKGWSSEKVKKAKAKSRIKMKKARKILAEKRAAAPVVSVPCIPPHRLSKITNRLTIQRKSQFMQRLHSYWTLKRQSRNGVPLLRRLQTHLQSQRNCDQRDTEDKNWALKEQLKSWQRLRHDLERARLLVELIRKREKLKRETIKVQQVALEMQLTPFLILLRKTLEQLQEKDTGNIFSEPVPLSEVPDYLDHIKKPMDFQTMKQNLEAYRYLNFDDFEEDFNLIINNCLKYNAKDTIFYRAAIRLREQGGAVLRQARRQAEKMGIDFETGMHFPHCVTVEEAQIQDIEDDVRLLLSENQKHLPLEEQLKILLERLDEVNAGKQSIGRSRRAKMIKKEITVLRRKLAHPRDLGRDGLERHSSSARGVLQSHNPCEKDLQTDSAAEESSSQETGKGLGPNSSSTPAHEVGRRTSVLFSKKNPKTAGPPKRPGRPPKNRDSQITPGHGNSPIGPPQLPIMGSSQRQRKRGRSPRPSSSSDSDSDKSTEDTTMDLPANGFSSGNQPVKKSFLVYRNDCNLPRSSSDSESSSSSSSSAASDRTSTTPSKQGRGKPSFSRVNFPEDSSEDTSGTENESYSVGTGRGVGHGMVRKGMGRGAGWLSEDEDSSLDALDLVWAKCRGYPSYPALIIDPKMPREGMFHHGVPIPVPPLEVLKLGEQMTQEAREHLYLVLFFDNKRTWQWLPRTKLVPLGVNQDLDKEKMLEGRKSNIRKSVQIAYHRAMQHRNKVQGEQSSDSSESD
- the BRPF1 gene encoding peregrin isoform X1 translates to MGVDFDVKTFCHNLRATKPPYECPVGTCRKIYKSYSGIEYHLYHYDHDNPPPPQHTPLRKHKKKGRQARAANKQSPSPSETSQSPGREVMTYAQAQRMVEVDLHGRVHRISIFDNLDVVSEDEDVPEEVPENGSNKENTETQSVPPKSGKHKNKEKRKDSNHHHHNASASTTPKLPEVVYRELEQDTPDAPPRPTSYYRYIEKSAEELDEEVEYDMDEEDYIWLDIMNERRKNEGVSPIPQEIFEYLMDRLEKESYFESHNKGDPNALVDEDAVCCICNDGECQNSNVILFCDMCNLAVHQECYGVPYIPEGQWLCRRCLQSPSRAVDCALCPNKGGAFKQTDDGRWAHVVCALWIPEVCFANTVFLEPIDSIEHIPPARWKLTCYICKQRGSGACIQCHKANCYTAFHVTCAQQAGLYMKMEPVRETGANGTSFSVRKTAYCDIHTPPGSVRRLPALSHSEGEEEDEEEEEEGKGWSSEKVKKAKAKSRIKMKKARKILAEKRAAAPVVSVPCIPPHRLSKITNRLTIQRKSQFMQRLHSYWTLKRQSRNGVPLLRRLQTHLQSQRNCDQRDTEDKNWALKEQLKSWQRLRHDLERARLLVELIRKREKLKRETIKVQQVALEMQLTPFLILLRKTLEQLQEKDTGNIFSEPVPLSEVPDYLDHIKKPMDFQTMKQNLEAYRYLNFDDFEEDFNLIINNCLKYNAKDTIFYRAAIRLREQGGAVLRQARRQAEKMGIDFETGMHFPHCVTVEEAQIQDIEDEDVRLLLSENQKHLPLEEQLKILLERLDEVNAGKQSIGRSRRAKMIKKEITVLRRKLAHPRDLGRDGLERHSSSARGVLQSHNPCEKDLQTDSAAEESSSQETGKGLGPNSSSTPAHEVGRRTSVLFSKKNPKTAGPPKRPGRPPKNRDSQITPGHGNSPIGPPQLPIMGSSQRQRKRGRSPRPSSSSDSDSDKSTEDTTMDLPANGFSSGNQPVKKSFLVYRNDCNLPRSSSDSESSSSSSSSAASDRTSTTPSKQGRGKPSFSRVNFPEDSSEDTSGTENESYSVGTGRGVGHGMVRKGMGRGAGWLSEDEDSSLDALDLVWAKCRGYPSYPALIIDPKMPREGMFHHGVPIPVPPLEVLKLGEQMTQEAREHLYLVLFFDNKRTWQWLPRTKLVPLGVNQDLDKEKMLEGRKSNIRKSVQIAYHRAMQHRNKVQGEQSSDSSESD